Proteins encoded in a region of the Podospora pseudopauciseta strain CBS 411.78 chromosome 6, whole genome shotgun sequence genome:
- a CDS encoding hypothetical protein (EggNog:ENOG503NV8J; COG:S) — protein MDLGVDPSLVQLALHQAQSTLRVNKEALALIHELAAAKAQGARPLKIYAMSNIAKEHMDIVQALPSFPWPVFDRIFTSFDAGMRKPDLSFYRHVIQETGCNPSTTLYLDDKSENICAGRLLGLRGEIVEPDQRTRAFNIVRNLLLEDASLRAERFLHMHAGKLDSVISMPGKDDIVLKDNFAQLMIWGLTGMEDIVYLTWPDGIITRAQEEADMMDTTSPTPISDASWSPSSAPSPPSSSTSPPSSPSPSLHHFEVKPTLWNYFTHSSPILTTTTFPPDIETTSIAYLTITPSHPNYHLLSPPSLIAEAMFAIRNKDGHFETYFSPDRHGRVSPEVCVSVLRCLNKFSSSGQIPDLPSLDVTDERIEPSKKLVADCLRYRANVYGNRFYPHPESFLYYLAMLCDECRDSSPRLCGELKGELEAALRERLNVPMNALALAMRVRAWQLLGLGRGFVQRDLESLLGMQEGDGGWPAGDFCSYGRVQKQRIGSRGWTTALVCRILKDWGM, from the coding sequence ATGGATCTTGGTGTCGACCCGTCACTTGTTCAGCTAGCTCTACACCAAGCCCAGTCAACCTTGCGAGTCAACAAGGAAGCATTGGCTTTGATCCATGAGCTTGCCGCAGCAAAGGCACAGGGAGCCCGCCCGCTCAAAATCTACGCCATGTCCAACATCGCCAAGGAACACATGGACATCGTCCAAGcgcttccttccttcccatgGCCCGTCTTTGACAGGATCTTCACCTCCTTCGACGCCGGCATGCGAAAGCCAGATCTTTCCTTCTATCGCCATGTCATTCAAGAGACGGGCTgcaacccatccaccaccttgtACCTGGATGACAAGTCCGAGAACATCTGTGCTGGACGACTGCTGGGTTTACGTGGAGAGATTGTAGAACCAGACCAGAGAACCCGAGCTTTCAACATTGTCAGGAACCTACTCCTGGAGGACGCCTCTCTCCGTGCTGAGCGTTTCCTGCACATGCACGCTGGCAAGCTTGACTCTGTCATCTCGATGCCGGGAAAGGACGATATCGTCTTGAAAGACAACTTTGCCCAGCTCATGATCTGGGGACTGACCGGTATGGAGGACATTGTGTACCTTACCTGGCCAGATGGTATTATTACCAGGGCCCAAGAAGAGGCAGACATGATGGACACCACAAGCCCCACCCCCATATCCGATGCTTCCTGGTCACCCTCATCCGCCCCTTcgcccccatcctcatccacatcccctccatcctcgccctccccttctttgcACCACTTCGAAGTCAAACCCACCCTCTGGAATTACttcacccactcctcccccatcctaacaacaaccaccttccCTCCCGACATTGAAaccacctccatcgcctacctcaccatcaccccttcccaccccaacTACCACCTCCTCTCGCCCCCATCTCTAATCGCAGAAGCGATGTTCGCCATTCGCAACAAAGACGGTCACTTCGAGACGTACTTCTCCCCCGACCGCCACGGCCGCGTAAGCCCAGAAGTCTGCGTCTCTGTCCTCCGCTGTCTGAACAAATTCTCCTCATCAGGCCAAATCCCTGACCTCCCTAGTCTTGACGTCACCGACGAGAGGATCGAACCCTCCAAAAAATTGGTGGCGGATTGCCTTCGGTACCGGGCGAATGTTTATGGGAATAGGTTCTACCCCCACCCAGAGAGTTTCTTGTACTACCTGGCCATGTTGTGTGATGAGTGCAGGGACTCCTCGCCGAGGTTGTGTggggagttgaagggggAGCTGGAAGCtgcgttgagggagaggttgaatGTGCCTATGAATGCGCTTGCTTTGGcgatgagggtgagggctTGGCAGCTTTTGGggctggggagagggttTGTGCAGAGGGATTTGGAGAGTTTGTTGGGGAtgcaggagggggatggggggtggcCGGCGGGGGATTTTTGTTCTTATGGACGGGTGCAGAAGCAGAGGATTGGCAGTAGGGGGTGGACTACTGCGCTGGTTTGCAGGATTTTGAAGGATTGGGGAATGtga
- a CDS encoding hypothetical protein (COG:S; EggNog:ENOG503P4I8), translating to MKLSSIFSLAGLVSQTTAITWNVSVGKNGLTFEPNEIRAGAGDIIQFIFWSRNHSVVAGEFTRPCIPRLTGGFWSGFFPTAVDTINSQLFRVQINSSESFVFYCSQNNGQHCKNGMFGIINPGVTGITTLSSYRNLAAGAGNATSPRVPSFGGQIGENPNTSVPPSSSTSTSSTATSTVLTSTSTITSGTVTSATTITSTSTGSSTSTRTGNAAARTGAPVAALAVAGAAAMFFV from the exons ATGAAACTCAGCAGCATCTTCAGCCTGGCGGGACTTGTTTCCCAGACCACCGCCATAACCTGGAACGTCTCCGTCGGCAAGAATGGCCTCACCTTTGAGCCCAACGAAATCCGAGCCGGAGCTGGCGATATTATTCAGTTCATCTTCTGGTCCAGAAACCACAGCGTGGTAGCCGGAGAGTTCACCAGGCCCTGTATTCCTCGTCTCACTGGCGGCTTTTGGTCAGGTTTCTTCCCCACTGCGGTAGATACCATCAAT TCCCAACTCTTCCGCGTCCAAATAAACAGCTCGGAATCATTCGTCTTTTACTGTTCTCAAAACAACGGCCAGCACTGCAAGAACGGCATGTtcggcatcatcaaccccgGCGTGACAGGCATCACCACTCTCTCCAGCTACCGAAACCTAGCCGCGGGGGCAGGCAACGCCACTTCGCCAAGGGTCCCTTCCTTTGGGGGCCAGATTGGGGAGAATCCCAACACTTCTGTGCCGCCGAGCTCGTCGACCTCGACTTCCTCTACGGCGACAAGCACTGTTTTGACTAGCACGAGCACCATCACGAGCGGCACTGTGACTTCTGCTACGACTATCACCTCCACTAGCACTGGCAGCAGCACGTCAACGAGGACTGGAAATGCGGCTGCCAGGACGGGTGCACCTGTTGCGGCGCTGGCAGTTGCTGGAGCTGCAGCTATGTTCTTTGTTTGA
- a CDS encoding hypothetical protein (EggNog:ENOG503P3DR), which yields MASPDSSPHDLDHDSQTPEQEEISTSPWAITSPLIPDPSVPPTLAITNNSRINRPLATHSSLSPSSYTAYLRHVQYGTYHSLPSCLLALDFTFRFPTTSTSRFSSAEITLTFTHTTSPSKPSLPSASPSYDPIISNFAPVSIIGPPQARTNSNTFEIAAPLTLFDTPFGLGPSVGVTPRWAKETTKMEEGQAELHGYLAQDDDHDEGANSVAWDMAENPVSKGGIFRSFRGVVLLTLPRPGEPFWMKVEVKPVVKFSLDPKRWLAQRLIGKRDDPILLDGKTGLGDSICHGFEAFDAEDFPWDAVLKGPRQLGEA from the coding sequence atgGCCTCTCCAGACTCCTCCCCTCACGACCTCGACCATGactcccaaacccccgaACAAGAAGAAATCTCCACTTCCCCCTGggccatcacctccccccttaTTCCCGACCCTTCTGTTCCCCCAACCCTCGCGATTACAAACAACTCCCGCATCAACCGCCCCCTAGCGacccactcctccctctcccccagtTCCTACACCGCCTACCTCCGCCACGTCCAATACGGCACCTAtcactccctcccctcctgccTCCTAGCCCTAGACTTCACCTTCCgcttccccaccacctccacctcccgctTCTCCTCGGCAGAAATAaccctcaccttcacccacaccacctccccatccaaaccctccctcccctcagccTCCCCAAGCTAcgaccccatcatctccaacttCGCCCCCGTCTCCATCATCGGCCCCCCACAAGCAAGAACAAACTCCAACACCTTTGAAATCGCCGCTCCTTTGACCCTATTCGACACCCCCTTTGGCCTCGGCCCTTCCGTCGGCGTCACACCCCGCTGGGCCAAGGAAACGACCAAGATGGAAGAAGGCCAGGCAGAGCTGCACGGGTATCTAGCTCAAGATGACGACCATGACGAGGGCGCGAATTCGGTAGCGTGGGATATGGCTGAGAACCCTGTTAGCAAAGGGGGGATATTCCGCTCGTTTcggggggtggttttgctGACCCTGCCGAGGCCGGGGGAGCCGTTTTGGATGAAGGTCGAGGTTAAGCCTGTGGTGAAATTCAGCTTGGATCCAAAAAGGTGGTTGGCGCAGAGGTTGATCGGAAAGAGGGATGACCCGATACTGCTGGATGGGAAGACAGGGTTGGGGGACTCGATTTGTCATGGGTTTGAGGCTTTTGATGCAGAGGATTTTCCGTGGGATGCTGTGCTGAAGGGACCGAGACAGTTGGGTGAGGCTTGA
- a CDS encoding hypothetical protein (EggNog:ENOG503NUCN; COG:S) — translation MEQHIEETKATIRGHRSRGTFAEGHEFIRALPEEIRSLPSVTIEIAQLYLVQGRYTLAAKTCGDQLSASGEERAVLDLLQAFIGIGRYSKLRTALRIAQEIGEAWHLTGRDEESKLSQQLQAVTIKDPEGEASPLTENRVLMVHWYWKIQVVAGEQGLLHDKQTKAAAVAGLAPVLRQVLSEGRFREARFLIYSKAHLLEDTDQAIEELCDFLENLTDPAFIIERAFTLVDLAGLQLKSNSEAVLAQAAENFKLAKDIFTQCGHTFGNIDIDLLQISADKTISAGERFLAKTKIADRYFEVHQYQNGIRCLAVAISPDMIVDTYYEDVVRSLELLDRMINECGSEILKQLSLFHSVCQASLKAPEYGFALQSLESYFCNVPEEISPKFHSYMGVILGSVYSKFGETEKAVRVTRQALEISMSCASYVDQSDAATQVGHHMLSLAREHPEGSEEFMEMTSSAVDFLKEWANKDAEHGHADGEALKCLFIAEWASDGQRWMERVKKHIPDSADALARIPVVDLELRLLMRQGRFSDGLALSTQLVEQLQRLTDVPPFKKAQTLLNACIQAFACVQSTFRQDKALAPEESQSAVKLLWAALQHSYDALQLYRQANGVELVVDCTLFVWEIMNLAVLTMPDDRRHGLLTAFMGDMGQTERLCDSMRQSVLSVAGLQSLMHKRFLVSKKASLKLYSVAVELALILNDPAGAWLWLQKGKARAFADALGADCILPQRLVDQINKDHTAYELLKAEQSILELLQESNVNHVVASRRLAALKKKMEEHPLLVEAAKLRGQLLDLNIGTDELKQALQATGLAADRVKFVDWHVPTLANTSNQNIRLFVRQLDGTTYTQQLPLSIHQVKDWIAKTLTYPEMATPPLARKTGNQLLKKMNGLVEGLLEFTSEGDLLILSPSGPLNSIPLHALEVGKQPLVERNLVVNASSVATLGQCLLRISPAPPTDRQPRQSYGAKYFAVYEEPDRLLEREQIFHHIESLPGAFPGTVAVGSQVTKPRFLQECATANWIHYHGHARYSNQDILKSSLVLSDGIDILSHDSNTGNGDGDLTVDAEADLLETVEAEYDDDNNDGDAVDNSEGIDELLVSELFEATLPRGGVHFTIIACDSGTQDIAPGDEPLGIIPALLYAGATSVLGCQWPIDSRAGRAFSEAFYQEVASRQTGGAVNLASALRSTVMRMRRGELGAEFKQAYYWAPFVLHGLWLFPAGYRAPPQ, via the exons ATGGAGCAACATATCGAGGAAACAAAAGCCACCATCCGAGGTCATCGATCACGAGGAACATTCGCAGAAGGCCATGAGTTCATCAGGGCCCTGCCCGAAGAGATCCGGTCTCTCCCGAGCGTTACAATCGAAATTGCCCAACTTTACCTGGTTCAGGGTCGGTACACGCTGGCCGCAAAAACATGTGGAGATCAACTATCGGCCTCTGGCGAGGAGCGTGCTGTTCTTGACCTTCTGCAGGCTTTCATCGGCATTGGGAGATACTCGAAGCTCCGGACCGCGCTGAGGATTGCACAAGAGATTGGAGAGGCGTGGCATCTCACCGGCCGAGATGAGGAATCCAAGCTTTCCCAACAGCTGCAAGCCGTGACTATCAAAGACCCGGAAGGGGAAGCTTCTCCGTTAACAGAAAACAGA GTTCTCATGGTCCATTGGTACTGGAAGATCCAAGTGGTTGCCGGCGAGCAGGGACTGCTTCATGATAAACAGACCAAAGCTGCGGCTGTGGCCGGTCTGGCCCCTGTCCTGCGACAAGTCCTATCAGAGGGTCGCTTTCGGGAAGCCAGGTTTCTCATCTACTCCAAGGCACATCTCCTGGAGGATACCGACCAGGCGATAGAGGAGCTGTGCGACTTCCTCGAGAACTTGACAGATCCAGCATTCATCATCGAAAGGGCTTTCACCCTGGTAGACTTGGCCGGCTTGCAGTTGAAGTCAAACAGCGAAGCTGTGCTAGCTCAAGCGGCGGAAAACTTCAAGCTCGCCAAAGATATATTCACACAATGTGGCCATACATTTGGTAATATCGACATTGATCTGCTTCAAATCTCTGCCGACAAAACCATCTCAGCGGGCGAAAGGTTTctggccaagaccaagattGCCGATCGTTACTTTGAAGTCCACCAGTATCAAAACGGCATCCGTTGCCTCGCGGTAGCCATTTCACCGGACATGATCGTTGACACCTACTATGAAGACGTCGTCAGGTCCCTTGAGCTGCTGGACCGGATGATCAACGAGTGTGGCAGCGAGATATTGAAGCAGTTATCCCTGTTCCATTCCGTCTGTCAAGCAAGTCTCAAGGCGCCAGAATACGGATTTGCCTTGCAGTCTCTGGAGTCCTATTTCTGCAACGTACCAGAGGAGATCAGCCCCAAGTTTCATTCGTACATGGGTGTCATTCTGGGCTCGGTGTATTCCAAGTTTGGGGAAACCGAAAAGGCCGTCCGGGTCACAAGGCAGGCTTTGGAGATTTCCATGTCATGTGCGTCCTACGTTGACCAATCTGATGCAGCAACTCAGGTTGGGCATCACATGTTGAGCTTAGCTAGGGAACATCCCGAAGGGTCGGAAGAGTTCATGGAGATGACCTCCTCTGCTGTGGACTTCCTGAAAGAATGGGCAAACAAGGATGCTGAGCACGGTCATGCGGATGGCGAGGCATTGAAATGTCTCTTCATCGCCGAATGGGCCAGCGACGGCCAAAGGTGGATGGAACGGGTCAAGAAACACATCCCTGATTCAGCTGATGCTCTGGCAAGGATTCCGGTTGTGGATTTGGAGCTGCGTCTTCTCATGCGTCAAGGAAGATTCTCCGATGGCCTAGCACTCTCTACTCAACTTGTGGAACAGCTACAGAGGCTTACAGATGTGCCGCCATTCAAGAAGGCGCAGACACTTTTGAACGCTTGTATTCAAGCCTTCGCTTGTGTTCAGAGTACATTTCGTCAAGACAAAGCGTTGGCCCCTGAGGAATCCCAGTCGGCCGTGAAGCTTCTTTGGGCCGCATTGCAGCACTCGTACGATGCTCTACAGTTATACCGGCAAGCGAACGGGGTTGAGCTGGTCGTTGACTGCACCCTCTTTGTATGGGAGATCATGAACTTGGCTGTACTGACAATGCCGGATGATAGACGTCATGGACTGCTTACCGCTTTCATGGGGGATATGGGACAAACCGAAAGGCTTTGTGACAGCATGAGGCAAAGCGTATTGTCGGTTGCAGGACTCCAGAGTCTCATGCATAAGAGATTTCTTGTGTCAAAGAAGGCCAGCCTCAAACTCTACAGTGTCGCAGTGGAGCTTGCTTTGATATTGAACGACCCAGCTGGCGCCTGGCTTTGGTTGCAGAAAGGAAAGGCTAGAGCATTTGCCGATGCCCTGGGTGCTGACTGCATCCTCCCTCAGAGGCTCGTGGATCAGATCAACAAAGATCACACCGCTTACGAACTCCTCAAGGCGGAGCAGAGCattctcgagcttcttcaggAGTCCAACGTCAATCATGTTGTTGCCTCACGCCGGTTGGCAGCGTTGAAAAAGAAGATGGAAGAACATCCGCTCTTGGTCGAGGCCGCTAAGCTCAGAGGCCAGCTGTTGGATTTGAACATTGGAACTGATGAGCTGAAACAAGCTCTGCAAGCAACAGGTCTCGCGGCTGACAGAGTCAAGTTTGTCGATTGGCATGTCCCTACGTTGGCCAACACTTCAAATCAAAACATTCGCCTCTTTGTACGTCAATTGGATGGCACCACCTACACGCAGCAACTGCCGCTCAGCATTCATCAAGTAAAAGATTGGATAGCCAAGACCCTTACATATCCCGAGATGGCTACGCCACCACTGGCAAGAAAGACGGGAAACCAACTGCTCAAGAAGATGAACGGCTTGGTTGAAGGTTTGCTTGAGTTTACATCGGAAGGCGACTTGTTGATCCTATCGCCGTCTGGTCCCTTGAACAGCATACCATTGCATGCACTGGAAGTTGGCAAGCAGCCCTTGGTTGAGAGGAATCTTGTCGTGAACGCCTCCAGTGTTGCTACGCTCGGTCAGTGTCTGCTTCGGAtatcaccagcaccaccgacAGACAGACAGCCTCGACAATCATACGGCGCCAAGTATTTTGCTGTGTACGAGGAACCTGACAGGTTACTGGAACGAGAACAGATCTTTCACCATATCGAATCACTCCCCGGAGCGTTTCCGGGTACTGTCGCCGTTGGGTCTCAGGTGACAAAGCCTCGTTTTCTCCAGGAGTGTGCAACCGCCAACTGGATTCATTATCACGGCCATGCTCGCTATAGTAACCAGGACATCCTAAAGTCATCCCTGGTGCTCAGCGATGGAATAGACATCCTCAGCCACGATAGCAATACCGGAAATGGGGATGGAGATCTGACAGTCGACGCCGAGGCAGACCTTCTCGAGACGGTTGAAGCGGAATACGATGATGACAACAATGATGGGGACGCTGTTGACAATAGCGAAGGAATAGACGAGCTCCTCGTCTCGGAGTTGTTCGAAGCCACACTCCCCCGAGGTGGCGTCCACTTCACCATCATTGCCTGTGACTCTGGCACGCAGGACATTGCACCCGGTGATGAACCGCTGGGAATTATACCGGCGCTGCTCTATGCGGGCGCCACGTCTGTGCTGGGTTGCCAGTGGCCTATCGACAGTCGGGCGGGGAGAGCCTTCAGTGAGGCGTTTTATCAGGAGGTCGCGAGCAGACAGACTGGCGGAGCTGTCAACTTGGCCAGTGCTCTGAGGTCTACGGTGATGAGaatgagaaggggggaatTGGGAGCAGAGTTTAAACAGGCGTATTACTGGGCGCCATTTGTGCTTCATGGCCTGTGGCTTTTTCCAGCGGGTTATCGAGCTCCTCCGCAATAA
- the AFG1 gene encoding ATPase (COG:S; BUSCO:EOG09262OJ4; EggNog:ENOG503NV41), giving the protein MRAPLVAGVPCKRALTTTSLSRPVVVRTGGATSRRTLSTNARTLRPANKPTELSCLRPGGRVAYPAVFSAGQRRRKASAVATAATTFEDGGVPVEEGISLKEHGEVKEVRNEKDVGPAEEYDRRVEEGLLRNDEHQRGIIQSLQHLHEELRHYTAPPVVRPTLESLKPQKSLFSWFGKDTKPTIGKIPGNLPRGLYLYGDVGCGKTMMMDLFYDTLPQSVKSKTRIHFHNFMQDVHKRLHKMKMQYGSDVDCVPFVAAEIAEQGNVLCFDEFQCTDVADAMILRRLLEALMSHGVVLVTTSNRHPDELYMNGIQRESFIPAIHLLKNRLHVINLDSTTDYRKIPRPPSGVYHTPLDAHAASHAEKWFRFLGDPESPEPHPEVQKVWGREIIVPRVSGRCAWFTFDELIGKPTSAADYIELMRSYDAFIVTEVPGMTYRQRDLARRFITFIDAVYESHAKLVLTTAAPLRELFVSKAEIRESLKAAGRSSEVLDDSSVEDVMSHMMDDLEHNAEQLSKSNLFTGDEEAFAFARALSRLTEMGSKMWVERGMGLESQGGKKERDDWAKTRSRQMEDSM; this is encoded by the exons ATGCGCGCGCCGCTTGTGGCAGGTGTTCCTTGCAAGAGGGCCCTGACGACGACGTCACTATCACGACCGGTAGTAGTTCGGACGGGAGGAGCAACGTCGCGACGAACGCTTTCTACCAACGCTCGAACCCTCCGACCTGCGAACAAGCCGACCGAGCTGTCATGTTTGCGacctggggggagggtggccTACCCGGCTGTTTTCAGTGCTGGGCAAAGGAGGCGGAAGGCGTCTGCTGTCGCGACTGCTGCTACTActtttgaggatgggggggtgccGGTCGAGGAGGGGATATCCCTAAAAGAAcatggggaggtgaaggaggtgaggaatGAGAAGGATGTTGGGCCTGCGGAGGAGTATGATAGaagagtggaggaggggttgttgaggaatgACGAGCATCAACGAG GAATCATCCAAAGCCTACAGCATCTCCACGAGGAACTGCGACACTACACCGCGCCACCTGTCGTCCGACCCACACTTGAGAGCCTAAAGCCGCAAAAGAGTTTATTTTCTTGGTTTGGCAAGGACACCAAGCCGACGATTGGGAAGATTCCTGGCAATTTGCCAAGGGGGTTATACCTCTACGGCGACGTCGGGTGCGGAAAGACAATGATGATGGATCTGTTCTACGACACGCTCCCGCAGTCGGTCAAGTCCAAGACGAGGATACACTTCCACAATTTCATGCAGGATGTCCACAAGCGGCTTCACAAGATGAAGATGCAGTATGGCAGTGATGTCGACTGCGTCCCGTTTGTCGCGGCCGAGATCGCAGAGCAGGGGAATGTCTTGTGTTTTGACGAGTTTCAGTGCACCGATGTGGCGGACGCCATGATtttgaggaggctgctggAGGCGTTGATGTCGCatggggtggtgctggtcaCGACGAGCAACAGGCATCCGGATGAGCTGTACATGAATGGGATCCAGCGCGAGAGTTTCATACCGGCGATTCATCTGCTGAAAAACAGGCTGCATGTTATCAATTTGGACTCGACGACGGATTACCGCAAGATTCCGAGGCCACCGTCGGGGGTGTACCACACCCCGCTCGACGCTCATGCTGCTTCTCACGCCGAGAAGTGGTTTCGTTTTTTGGGTGATCCCGAGTCGCCGGAGCCGCATCCTGAGGTGCAGaaggtttgggggagggagattaTCGTGCCGAGGGTGAGTGGGAGGTGTGCGTGGTTTACGTTTGATGAGTTGATTGGCAAGCCGACCAGCGCGGCGGATTACATCGAGCTCATGCGCTCGTATGACGCGTTCATCGTTACGGAGGTTCCCGGGATGACATATCGGCAGCGGGATCTTGCGAGGAGGTTTATCACTTTTATTGATGCCGTGTACGAGTCACATGCGAAGCTGGTGCTCACCACTGCTGCGCCGTTGAGGGAGCTGTTTGTCTCCAAAGCGGAGATTCGGGAGTCGCTGAAGGCGGCAGGCAGAAGCAGCGAGGTGCTGGATGATAGCTCGGTGGAGGACGTGATGAGTCACATGATGGATGACCTGGAGCACAACGCCGAGCAGCTGTCAAAGTCGAATCTGTTTACGGGCGATGAGGAGGCTTTTGCTTTTGCGAGGGCGCTGTCGAGGTTGACGGAGATGGGGAGCAAGATgtgggtggagagggggatggggttggagagtcagggggggaagaaggagagggatgatTGGGCCAAGACGAGGAGCAGGCAGATGGAGGATAGTATGTAG
- a CDS encoding hypothetical protein (COG:S; EggNog:ENOG503P24P) — protein sequence MDDTASVYETAIMGGSSDYDEEEEPVVVPTPSNSFYTPLPSQPLPSELLSKVVPEESSQPEGEPREDLGLDNPSPMSLASPRDMIPRGNYTRNPAGTLTFIGLRAIEPLLQSYLLSPKSPLLKLLPKLGVAVINPGLLGQTPTGEILSWMGRLSRLKQAYWAGFIAREPMTPRMAIFVALLETAANAVNSLLYLLPKTSTALLKGVRVPLLGEAELPLPVLVGSLMFAVGLAVETISERQRSFFKEERIAVGGKQIRVNEGKICDRGLWSLSRHPNYGGYVLWRTGFGIAAGGWWAGLGMGLAHAGHFAGESVGLMDEYMSNRYGGAWTQHKQRVGWVLIPGIY from the coding sequence ATGGACGACACAGCATCCGTTTATGAAACCGCCATCATGGGCGGGTCCTCGGActatgacgaggaggaagagccgGTTGTTGTCCCCACGCCGTCAAACTCGTTCTACACGCCCCTGCCGTCCCAACCTCTGCCTTCTGAGCTCCTGTCCAAAGTAGTCCCCGAGGAGTCGTCACAGCCGGAAGGGGAACCGAGAGAAGACTTGGGGTTGGATAACCCCTCGCCCATGAGCCTGGCCTCGCCGAGGGACATGATACCCCGGGGGAACTACACGCGCAACCCGGCCGGCACGCTCACCTTCATCGGCCTCCGGGCTATCGAACCACTCCTGCAGTCATACTTACTGTCGCCCAAGAGCCCGCTGTTGAAACTGCTGCCTAAGCTCGGGGTCGCGGTCATCAACCCTGGGTTGCTGGGGCAGACGCCTACAGGGGAGATTTTATCCTGGATGGGGAGGCTGAGCAGACTCAAACAGGCGTACTGGGCGGGGTTTATCGCTCGGGAGCCCATGACGCCGAGGATGGCGATTTTTGTCGCGCTGCTGGAGACGGCGGCGAACGCGGTGAATAGTCTGTTGTATCTGTTGCCCAAGACGAGCACGGCTCTGctgaagggggtgagggtgccgttgttgggggaggccgagctgccgttgccggtgttggtggggagCCTGATGTTTGCGGTTGGGTTGGCGGTCGAGACGATTTCGGAGAGGCAGAGGAGCTTTttcaaggaggagaggattgCTGTCGGGGGGAAACAGATTAGAGTCAATGAGGGGAAGATTTGTGATAGGGGGTTGTGGAGTCTGAGTAGGCATCCGAATTATGGGGGTTACGTCCTCTGGAGGACGGGTTTCGGGATCGCggcggggggttggtgggctgggctggggatggggttggcgCATGCTGGTCACTTTGCGGGGGAGAGTGTGGGATTGATGGATGAGTATATGAGCAACCGGTATGGGGGGGCTTGGACGCAGCATAAGCagagggttgggtgggtttTGATCCCGGGGATTTATTAG
- the LAP1 gene encoding Leucine aminopeptidase 1 (MEROPS:MER0032443; EggNog:ENOG503NVAW; COG:O), producing the protein MKASLLALLLPAVSARNVNLAGDTQRPMTHEEAAAATYHIEISPGNTRWVTEDEKWALRRKGINFFDITDHPDLGATINTLVGPPKKKAVFPKKPTYQDAVKPLFTNLSKSHLEENLEKFTSFHTRYYKSDWGRQSSEWLLGKVQETIKEAGAEKYVTAKHFKHPWGQNSIIATIPGKTNQTVVIGAHQDSINLFLPSILAAPGADDDGSGTVTILEALRVILQSKDIVKGKHPNTLEFHWYSAEEGGLLGSQAIFSAYEKERRDVKAMLQQDMTGFITRTIQAGLPESVGVIVDFVDPKLTEFIKKIITEYCDIPFVETKCGYACSDHASASKAGYPSAFVIESAFEYSDNHIHTTDDLIKYLSFDHMIQHAKLTLAFAYELAFADFPALEKGK; encoded by the exons ATGAAGGCTTCGTTACTCGCGCTTCTGCTCCCCGCAGTCAGCGCCCGCAACGTCAACCTCGCTGGCGATACACAGCGGCCCATGACCCATGAAGAGGCCGCCGCTGCAACTTATCACATCGAGATCTCCCCTGGCAACACACGATGGGTGACAGAAGACGAGAAATGGGCCCTGCGCCGT AAAGGTATTAACTTTTTCGATATTACCGATCACCCTGACCTCGgcgccaccatcaacaccctcgtcGGACCACCCAAGAAAAAGGCTGTCTTCCCAAAGAAGCCCACATACCAAGACGCGGTGAAACCATTgttcaccaacctctccaaatcccaccTCGAAGAGAACTTGGAAAAGTTCACATCGTTCCACACCCGATACTACAAGTCAGATTGGGGCCGCCAATCGAGCGAGTGGCTGCTTGGGAAAGTTCAAGAGACGATCAAGGAGGCCGGCGCTGAGAAGTATGTGACGGCGAAGCACTTCAAACACCCGTGGGGCCAGAACAGCATCATTGCCACCATTCCTGGCAAGACCAACCAGACAGTTGTTATCGGAGCCCACCAGGAttccatcaacctcttcctccccagtATCCTGGCGGCTCCCGgggcggatgatgatggaagcGGCACCGTGACTATTCTTGAGGCCCTTCGGGTCATCCTCCAGTCCAAAGACATCGTCAAGGGCAAGCACCCCAACACGCTCGAGTTCCATTGGTACAGcgccgaggagggcggtCTGCTCGGCAGCCAGGCCATCTTTTCTGCTTACGAAAAGGAGCGCCGCGATGTCAAGGCCATGCTTCAGCAGGACATGACTGGTTTCATCACTAGGACTATCCAAGCGGGCTTGCCTGAGAGTGTGGGCGTTATTGTCGACTTTGTTGACCCCAAACTTACTGAATTTATCAAGAAGATTATCACCGAG TACTGTGACATTCCATTTGTTGAGACCAAGTGCGGTTATGCTTGCTCGGACCACGCTTCTGCCTCCAAGGCTGGGTACCCGTCTGCCTTTGTTATTGAGTCGGCATTTGAGTACTCAGACAATCACATCCACACTACTGATGATCTGATTAAGTACTTGTCATTCGACCACATGATTCAGCACGCAAAGCTCACGCTGGCGTTTGCGTACGAGTTGGCGTTTGCCGACTTTCCTGCTCTTGAGAAGGGCAAATAA